The genome window GGATGTTATGTTCTTCAAGCGCTTTTACCGCACCGAGGTGAGAAAGACCGCGTGCTCCCCCTCCGCCAAGCACAAGCGCAATGGCATTGCCGGAGACAATACGGGCAAGCCGCGCGAAATCTTTATCTTCCTGCAGACGTATATGATAATGATCTGCGTTGCCCCGGAGCTTTTTATAGAAAGAAGTTTTTTCAGGTTTCTTTCCGGTGCGGTGGCAGAAGACAATTTCTATCTTGGTGTATTCCTGATTTATATACGCAAGCACTTCATGTTCAAAGCGGGTAACGGTTTCCGCGCTGTCAAAATCAACAAGAAGATAAACCCGGTCAGCAATCTGCCCCGCCATCTTTAGCCATCCGGTATCGCCGTAAGGGCAGCTAACCAGAACGTGCTGATACTTGCGTTCAAGTTTGTTCATGGTATTGAGAAGATTTCTCAGCTCTTCATCATTGAATTCAGAAACGGGTTTTTTGAGAGACTTAGGAGTAACCAGCCGGGTAGCCGCGTAGGGCCTGAGCTTGCCGGTAAAGTTTTGCAGAAACGCATCTATATCAATATCCTGGCTTCCCTGAATAAAAAGGATATTATTCGGCGTGAAGTTCTGGCTGAGCGCGAGGTTGGATTTTCTGAGCCGTCCGATAATATCGCGCGTGATGTTATACAACAGTTCGGGATATTTGTGCACCAGTCCCTTAAAATCATCAGCCTGAATTTTAATCAGGAGAGAAGAACGCATCGCGCGGACGGTAGCGGAGCGGGGTTCGTTGGCAATGAGGGCCATTTCACCCACACTTTCTCCCTGAAGGATATACCCGTGCAGTTTGTGCTGTTTACCCTTCCCGCTGTAAACCTGAAGCCGGCCGCTGAAAAGTATATACATGCTGTCACCGGGATCCCCCTCGTTAAAGAGAATCTGATCGCGTTCAACACGGAGCCACTGAATATGACGGCTGATTTCTGTGAATACCTCCGCCGATATTTCACCGAAATATTCCGGCAGATGTTTTTTCAGATATTCAATCTGTACGCTTGCGTCTGATTTTGACATAAAGAAAGTTTGTTAGGGATTCCGCAATATACTAACCAAACCGCTTTAGCGGGGAGTTATCGTATTAAATTTTGCCGAATTTATCCATAAATGCCTGCCGTGCATTCAGATTTTTTCGTCTGATTTCTTCATCACTTTCGGAGGGTATCCGGCTGAGCGCATCAAGTTTATCGCTGAGCGCTGTGCTGCCGCTGATGAGCGAAAAGAGTTTCTCCGTTAGCTCCTGAAGAGTAAAACCGGGGAACCAGGCATTGGGAAGGGATTCAGCCAGAGACGCAATCCGGCCGGCATTAATATTAGTTATGCGCTGTAAAAACTGATCGGGCTGAATTTGCTCATGCCAGAAAATATGCCGTTTAAGCAGGGGGAGCAGTTTTTCAGGTGAAGCGGCTGAGGGTTCAAAGATACTTCGTACCGACATTGAAAGAGCATAATCATAGCAGAAAGCAGAAGAGCTGCCGCAGAGAATATTCGGATTTTTACTGGTGCGGTCTATATTCATAAGCAGCAGATCGGTGAGAAAAATCATGTCTTTTTCTTCACGGCTGAAAACATTCATCGTTTCAGTAAACGGTTTTGCGTCAGGCAGAAAGCGGGTTGCGGTGTTAATGCCTCCGCTTCTTGCGGCAAGGTCAATAATTTCCGGATCAGCTTCAGTCGGGATGATGGCAGGGTTAAAGTCAATCAGCAGTTCGGGCAGAACCGGAATGCCCAGCAGACCGGCAATCCGTGATGCAGCCATTCCGGTAATCATGGAGAG of Ignavibacteriales bacterium contains these proteins:
- a CDS encoding patatin-like phospholipase family protein, giving the protein MSKSDASVQIEYLKKHLPEYFGEISAEVFTEISRHIQWLRVERDQILFNEGDPGDSMYILFSGRLQVYSGKGKQHKLHGYILQGESVGEMALIANEPRSATVRAMRSSLLIKIQADDFKGLVHKYPELLYNITRDIIGRLRKSNLALSQNFTPNNILFIQGSQDIDIDAFLQNFTGKLRPYAATRLVTPKSLKKPVSEFNDEELRNLLNTMNKLERKYQHVLVSCPYGDTGWLKMAGQIADRVYLLVDFDSAETVTRFEHEVLAYINQEYTKIEIVFCHRTGKKPEKTSFYKKLRGNADHYHIRLQEDKDFARLARIVSGNAIALVLGGGGARGLSHLGAVKALEEHNIPVDLVCGTSAGSTIASGVALDMDADTRYRLSSYFIKRKPFIDITLPVFSVLAGRRVNTALKEIFNETQMDDTWINFFTVASNISKISPEAIMSGPIWKAIRASLSLPALLPPVISNKEILVDGGIFNNVPIDMMKNFFKCRVIAVNVSASPEYSIIHDEFPGPLKYKFKRLIGKETGSYPGFFDIISKLTTIASSSKFEKDYHLAEIVLHPPVEKYDMMETDKLDEIMKVGYEYTISRIEEIKKAVLY